The window AGCTTAGCCGCAAGTCGCCTTTACTCGTAGTCACCGATGACGCGGTGGCTTCGCTGCACCTGGAGCGCGTCATGACGCTGCTCCGTGAGGGCGGCTTCGCCGCCACGGCCTGCGTCGTGCCCGCAGGCGAAACCTCCAAATCCCTCGCGCAGCTCGAGGGAATTGTCACCGCCGCCCTCCAGGCGGGCCTCGATCGCAGTTCCGCGATCGTAGCCCTTGGAGGAGGCGTGGTCGGTGATCTCGCCGGCTTCGCTGCGGCGAGCTTCATGCGCGGGATCCGCTTCGCGCAGATCCCGACTACGATCCTTGCCCATGACAGTTCCGTCGGCGGCAAGGTCGCGGTCAACCATCCGATGGCGAAGAACATCATCGGGGCGTTCCACCAGCCCGAGCTCGTTCTCTTTGACATCGATTTGCTTCTAACATTGCCGCCCCGCCAAGTGAAGGCGGGCCTCTCGGAAGTGATCAAGCACGGCTTGATCTGGGACGCTGCATTCACGCAGTGGTGCGACGACAATGCGGAGAAGCTGCTGGCCTTAGATCCAGAAGCGCTCAGTTATGCGCTTTACATAGGCTGTAAAGTCAAGTCCATCGTTGTATCCCAAGATGAGCGCGAGAATGATTTACGTGCCATCTTGAATCTTGGCCATACGATTGGTCATGCCTTGGAAGCAGTCGCCGGTTATGGTGAACTGCTGCATGGTGAAGCGATTGCAATCGGCATGGTAGGGGCTGCTAAGTTAGCCCAGCAGTTCGGTTATGCCAAGGACATCCATACGGTGACGAAGGGGTTATTCGTGAAATACGGATTGCCTGTCAGCATTCCGTCACATTTGGATACGGATAGCATCATGAGCGCGATGATGCACGATAAGAAATTCAAAGAAGGCACAATGGTCTACATCATCCCGACGGAAATCGGCAAAGTAGAAATCCGTAAGGATGTTACGGTAGAACAAGTCAGACAAATTGTTGAGCTTTTAAAAGGGGAGAGTTAGCCGATGTTCTTAAGGGGAATTCGTGGAGCGACGACGGTTGAACACAATGAGGCTCAGGAGATTTTAACCGCTACGGGTGAATTGCTCGCTGCAATTGTAGAGGCGAATGATTTTCGTCCTGAAGATATTTGTTCCGTTTTCATTACTGTAACAGAGGATATTACGGCTACATTCCCAGCTCGGGCGATCCGCACGATGATCGGTTGGGAACTAGTCCCGCTAATGTGTTCACTGGAAGTTCCGGTCGAGAACTCATTGCCTAAGTGTATCCGATTAATGGTGCAGGTGAACACAACCAAAAGCCAAGCAGAGATCAATCATATTTACTTGAAGGAAGCTAAGGCACTGCGGCCTGATATTGTTAAATTGACAAATGAAGCAACACGGTAGTATAGTGTGATTAGATGAGTTTAGGTAAGTAGAGAAGCATTTAGTCGAGTAGAGCTTAGTCCAGTTGAGTTGAGTTGAGAAAAGGTAACATAGGTTTGTATGCAGATAAGTGCGACTCTATTCGAGGGCGTCTGTTTGTTCATACATAGCCATGGCTTCTTTTTTCATATTCTTCTTGATCTTCTACTTTAACTAAAGTCAACCTCTACTCCGGTAGAGGTTTTTTTGTTATTCGAATAGAGTTTTGAGCACCACTGAGATCGACGAGTCGCTCACAAGCTGAGAGGGGATGTTTCCATGTATACACCTGAAATTCAAGAAGTTATTCGTTTGGCTAAAGATTACAATCTCATTCCTGTTGTGCGTCATTTATTAGCAGATACTGAAACCCCGATACGTGTATTTCAACATCTTTACCAAGAACCGCGTGCGTTCCTCCTAGAAAGTGTTGAGGGCGGCGTGAAATGGGCCCGATATTCCTTTATCGGCAGCGATCCCTTCTTGATGATTAAAGCGAAGCATGGGAAAACCATGGTTGAAACACAATCCGAGAATAAGGTTTTGGACGAGAAGCCAATCGATGTGTTGAAAGCCTATCTGAGATCCTACTCCAGTCCTCAGCTTGCGGACTTGCCGCGTTTTACAGGCGGTGCCGTCGGATTCTTCGGATACGATCTGCTTCAGTACTATGAGAATCTCCCAGCTCATCAAATTGATGATTTACAAATGAATGACATTCAATTCATGTTCTGTGATCAAGTCATTGTTTTCGATCATTTCAAACAGCAGATCAAAGTGATTGCCAATGTGCACGTACAACCTTTTGCAACGGATGCTGACATTGTAAAAGCGTATCATGCGACTTGTGAGAAAATCGATGCCACAATCGAGAAGATCAAGCGCCCGCTTGGCTCCGAGACGATGACTCACAATCCGATTGTATCGGAACCGGATCTCGGCGATATTCGATCCAACATCACGAAAGAAAAGTATATTGCCAACGTGAATAAAGCGAAGGAATACATTCGAGCTGGTGATATTTTCCAAGTTGTGTTGTCACAGCGTTTTGAAATGGAAACGACCGTCTCGCCTTTGCAAGTGTATCGAGTACTGCGTACGATGAATCCTTCTCCTTATATGTACGTGCTCAAAATGGATGATGAAGTCGTCGTTGGCACCTCGCCGGAGCTGTTGGTTCGCGTTGAAGAAGAGAAGGTAGAGACACGACCAATTGCTGGTACAAGACCTAGAGGGAAGACGCCAGAGGAAGATCTTGCACTGGAAAAAGAATTGCTCGCAGATGAGAAAGAACGCGCTGAACATTTGATGTTGGTTGACTTAGGTCGCAACGACATCGGGCGTGTATCGGAATTCGGAACGGTGAAGTGCGATACATTCATGGACATTGAACGGTATTCACACGTCATGCATATCGTTTCTAACGTTTCTGGTAAAATTGCAAAAGACAAAGATTTCTTCGATGCTTTTCTTTCCTGTATGCCTGCAGGGACGGTGTCTGGAGCGCCGAAGCTGAGAGCTATGGAGATTATTGCTGAGCTGGAGCCAGAATCCCGCGGTGCTTATGCCGGAGCAATTGGTTACCTAGGATTTTCGGGGAATTTGGACACTTGTATTACAATCCGTACGATTATCTTCAAAAATGGCAAAGCCTATGTGCAAGCCGGAGCCGGTATTGTATGGGATTCAATTCCTGAAAGTGAATACCAAGAAACGGTTAATAAAGCGACAGCTTTGCTTAAATCAATTCGGATGGCAGAGGCCATGTTCAGCCCTGAGCCTAGACCAGTTAGTGATATTAACAAAGATTATTTTGTTAACTCTTAAGGGAGAGAAGGAGAGGAGACTCAAGTCATGAGTGGACTTATTCATATACAGCAAGCGCTCGGGAAAGTCATTAGCGGTAATCATTTGTCGCGTGAGGAAGCGCGCGGCGTCATGTCTGAAATCATGGACGGTGCGGCGACTCCGGCTCAAATCGGCAGCCTGCTTACAGCACTTCGGATCAA is drawn from Paenibacillus sp. V4I7 and contains these coding sequences:
- the aroH gene encoding chorismate mutase; translation: MFLRGIRGATTVEHNEAQEILTATGELLAAIVEANDFRPEDICSVFITVTEDITATFPARAIRTMIGWELVPLMCSLEVPVENSLPKCIRLMVQVNTTKSQAEINHIYLKEAKALRPDIVKLTNEATR
- the aroB gene encoding 3-dehydroquinate synthase yields the protein MRELTVELGERSYPIYIGQGILNDISELLDRAKLSRKSPLLVVTDDAVASLHLERVMTLLREGGFAATACVVPAGETSKSLAQLEGIVTAALQAGLDRSSAIVALGGGVVGDLAGFAAASFMRGIRFAQIPTTILAHDSSVGGKVAVNHPMAKNIIGAFHQPELVLFDIDLLLTLPPRQVKAGLSEVIKHGLIWDAAFTQWCDDNAEKLLALDPEALSYALYIGCKVKSIVVSQDERENDLRAILNLGHTIGHALEAVAGYGELLHGEAIAIGMVGAAKLAQQFGYAKDIHTVTKGLFVKYGLPVSIPSHLDTDSIMSAMMHDKKFKEGTMVYIIPTEIGKVEIRKDVTVEQVRQIVELLKGES
- the trpE gene encoding anthranilate synthase component I, which encodes MYTPEIQEVIRLAKDYNLIPVVRHLLADTETPIRVFQHLYQEPRAFLLESVEGGVKWARYSFIGSDPFLMIKAKHGKTMVETQSENKVLDEKPIDVLKAYLRSYSSPQLADLPRFTGGAVGFFGYDLLQYYENLPAHQIDDLQMNDIQFMFCDQVIVFDHFKQQIKVIANVHVQPFATDADIVKAYHATCEKIDATIEKIKRPLGSETMTHNPIVSEPDLGDIRSNITKEKYIANVNKAKEYIRAGDIFQVVLSQRFEMETTVSPLQVYRVLRTMNPSPYMYVLKMDDEVVVGTSPELLVRVEEEKVETRPIAGTRPRGKTPEEDLALEKELLADEKERAEHLMLVDLGRNDIGRVSEFGTVKCDTFMDIERYSHVMHIVSNVSGKIAKDKDFFDAFLSCMPAGTVSGAPKLRAMEIIAELEPESRGAYAGAIGYLGFSGNLDTCITIRTIIFKNGKAYVQAGAGIVWDSIPESEYQETVNKATALLKSIRMAEAMFSPEPRPVSDINKDYFVNS